The following coding sequences lie in one Trichoderma breve strain T069 chromosome 1, whole genome shotgun sequence genomic window:
- a CDS encoding s4 domain-containing protein yields MAPRAHSKTSRVPRRPFESARLDSELKLVGEYGLRNKREVWRVGLTLSKIRRAARQLLTLDEKDPKRLFEGNALIRRLVRVGVLDESRMKLDYVLALKIEDFLERRLQTCVYKLGLAKSIHHARVLIRQRHIRVGKQIVNVPSFIVRLDSQKHIDFALTSPFGSGRAGRVRRKKAKAAEKGEDGEEEEDDE; encoded by the exons ATGGCCCCTCGTGCGCATTCCAAGACCTCGCGTGTCCCTCGTCGACCCTTCGAGTCTGCTCGTCT GGACTCGGAGCTGAAGCTCGTCGGTGAATATGGCCTGCGCAACAAGCGTGAGGTCTGGCGAGTCGGTTTGACTCTGTCCAAGATCCGTCGTGCTGCCCG TCAGCTTCTTACCCTCGACGAGAAGGACCCCAAGCGACTTTTCGAAGGCAATGCCCTGATTCGCCGTCTCGTCCGTGTCGGTGTCCTCGACGAGTCTCGCATGAAGCTCGATTACGTGCTCGCCCTGAAGATTGAGGATTTCTTGGAGCGCCGCCTGCAGACCTGCGTCTACAAGCTCGGCCTTGCCAAGTCCATCCACCACGCCCGTGTTCTGATCCGCCAGCGCCACATCCGCGTCGGCAAGCAGATCGTCAATGTTCCCTCTTTCATTGTCCGTCTCGACTCCCAGAAGCACATTGACTTCGCCTTGACCTCACCATTCGGCAGCGGCCGTGCTGGTCGTGTCCGCAgaaagaaggccaaggccgccgagaagggcgaggatggcgaggaggaggaggatgacgagtAA
- a CDS encoding pre-mRNA splicing prp18-interacting factor domain-containing protein encodes MPPPPPPRKSETGAASKEENIYIPSFISKRPFYAGEEGDDNDYLKHQRREEKNEKSQWYDRGKKAGPAATKYRKGACENCGSMTHKAKDCLSRPRAKGAKWTGKDIQADEIIQDVNLGWDAKRDRWNGYDAREYRKVIDDYNQMEDLRKQAKKTTDGDDDDEKDDGDKYAEENDMSKHQSTATRQLRIREDTAKYLLNLDLESAKYDPKTRALVNSGATADKAADLFAEEGFMRSSGDAGDFEKAQRYAWEAQEKSGDTSQHLQANPTAGAFYRKKQAEEAEQKRMEREQKLLDKYGSDGHKAMPAALRNMAIAESETFVEYDEAGLIKGAPLRSAKSKYVEDTLINNHTSVWGSWWSNFKWGYACCHSFIKNSYCTGEEGKEAWEAAERQRFGAPALDQEAEPVPTEKEEPEPESTNESAKTKKRTQAEMMNGVSEAEMDEYRRKRTVAQDPMAKLLGTDELLS; translated from the coding sequence atgccgccgccgccgccgcctcgaaAATCGGAAACAGGCGCCGcctccaaggaggagaacATTTACATCCCATCTTTCATTAGCAAACGGCCATTTTAtgctggcgaagaaggtgATGACAATGATTACCTCAAGCATCAGCGTcgcgaagagaagaatgaaaAGTCGCAATGGTACGATCGTGGGAAGAAGGCTGGACCAGCCGCGACAAAGTACCGGAAAGGTGCCTGCGAAAACTGCGGTTCAATGACACATAAAGCCAAAGACTGTCTGAGCCGACCACGAGCAAAGGGTGCCAAGTGGACGGGCAAGGATATTCAGGCAGACGAAATTATTCAAGATGTCAACCTTGGGTGGGATGCAAAGCGAGATCGCTGGAACGGGTACGATGCTAGAGAATACCGCAAAGTAATCGACGACTACAACCAAATGGAGGATCTACGAAAACAAGCCAAAAAAACCACCgatggcgacgatgacgacgagaaggATGACGGCGATAAATatgctgaagaaaacgacaTGAGCAAGCATCAAAGCACGGCAACCAGACAACTTAGAATACGAGAAGACACTGCCAAGTATCTCCTCAATCTTGACTTGGAATCTGCAAAGTATGACCCCAAAACCAGAGCACTCGTCAATTCAGGCGCAACGGCAGACAAAGCAGCCGATTTAtttgcagaagaaggcttCATGAGATCctctggtgatgctggtgacTTCGAAAAGGCGCAAAGGTATGCGTGGGAAGCACAAGAGAAAAGCGGTGATACATCACAACACTTGCAAGCCAATCCAACGGCCGGTGCCTTCTACCGTAAGAAGCAAGCGGAAGAGGCAGAGCAGAAGCGCATGGAGCGAGAACAAAAACTCTTGGACAAGTACGGGAGCGATGGGCATAAAGCAATGCCGGCCGCACTGCGCAATATGGCCATTGCGGAATCTGAAACGTTTGTTGAGTACGATGAGGCAGGTCTTATCAAGGGAGCCCCTCTCAGGAGCGCAAAATCAAAATACGTGGAGGATACCCTGATCAACAACCATACATCTGTCTGGGGCAGCTGGTGGTCAAATTTCAAATGGGGCTATGCATGCTGTCACTCGTTCATCAAGAACAGTTATTGTActggcgaagaaggcaaagaagcaTGGGAGGCTGCCGAGCGTCAGCGATTTGGTGCTCCTGCATTGGATCAGGAGGCTGAACCGGTGCCTacggagaaagaagagcctgAACCAGAATCAACGAACGAAAGCGCCAAGACCAAAAAGCGTACTCAggcagagatgatgaatggGGTCTCGGAAGCCGAAATGGATGAGTACCGCCGAAAGAGAACCGTTGCCCAGGATCCGATGGCAAAATTGCTAGGCACAGACGAGCTCTTAAGCTGA